Sequence from the Esox lucius isolate fEsoLuc1 chromosome 6, fEsoLuc1.pri, whole genome shotgun sequence genome:
TTGCTGTGTGGTCTAAGTTACTTTGTTTTGTAGGTTGTCGATGTCCTCCATCCGGGCAAAGCTACAGTCCCTAAGACTGAGATCAGGGAGAAGCTGGCCAAAATGTACAAAACTACGCCCGACGTAGTATTTGTGTTTGGCTTCAGGACCCAGTTCGGTGGCGGCAAGACGACAGGTTTCGCTATGGTGTACGATTCTCTCGACTACGCTAAGAAGAACGAGCCCAAGCACAGACTGGCCAGGGTGAGTCCGTGcttgaaaaaggaaaacaagtgTGGCTTTAGCTGGTGAAATGCATTCATTCTGCTGGCAGTGTCTCTTAGTGTTGTGGAGTAACAGAAATGACTTTGAATAGGGAAACACGACATGCGCACCATGAAAGTATTGTTGGttcattgttttctgttcacAGCACGGTCTCTATGAGAAGAAGAAGTCCTCCAGAAAACAGCGCAAGGAACGCAAGAACAGAATGAAGAAAGTACGAGGCACCAAGAAAGCCAGTGTGGGTGCTGCTGGCAAAAAGGTAATGTCTCTTATCCCTCTAACGGTTCCTGTTCACTTAGGGGTTCATCTTTTTAGGCCGTTTCAACAGTATATCTGTTCTGATTTGAAAACACAATTTGGCTGAGTAGGTAACAGAAGTTACTAAATGTAGGGTATGCTTAAAGAGGTCTCAACCAAGATTTTACATGTTTCTGTGTGGACATGGCCATGAAGGGCTTCCACGATTTGAATATGGTCAACTGGTTTGGACTTCATATGGGCTTGGCATCGATTGCTGTCTGCCTGGTCATTAGGGGAGATATGCCAGTTGTTCTTGAAGTCTGACTGCGTGTAAATGGTGATGGCCACACTTTAAGGTTCCAATAGTGATGCTGTTTGTTCATCAGTCTGGGACTTTACTTTCACCCAAGCCAAGATCAATGCAGGAACGCAAGTTTCTTTGATCAATTGGGACGACCCACCTCTCATGTCATCTTATTCATTACATATCTATCTTTTACTTAGTCTTTTCTGCCTTTTtatgtgtttaatgttttaatattctTCAATCTTTCCTTCTTATACTGTTCTTTGGGACTGTAGAAGGTAAATGTTCTTTTTGTCAGTAGACTTACTGCTTTGAGCAGATAATACTACTTAGGTGTGATGTTACTAGATAACTTCTGTGAAAGACCTTCATCCCTATCTTCGCATTATAACCAGAAAATCTATATAGCATTTTTACACATGGATTTATCTAACATTCACATTGtgttcaatgtcattcatgtacCAGTTAATACTTATTTGATCATTGTCGCTAACGCTGGTGCTAACTGATCCCTAGTTGCCTTGTTCAGATTCTTAAGTGCCTGAAGTGGATCTCTGAAAGACTTCTCAATTTATTCCTCCAGTTTTTTTATTCCTATTTTTTTTGCCCATCACTTGTTTTGGTAATGccatgtatttgtattttttatttctttgtctATATTTGTATATTAATAGCCAAAAATAAGCCTGCTTTTTAGTTTTGTGGTTTATGTTTAAAACCATTCTACATAGGCCTTTTTAGTCCAAATTTGACTCAAATTATTCGATTGACTTGTGGCATAGTGTATAAAGTAATCTTTTAATGGCATGTAGCCTTTCTCTATGCAACTGAAGTCAGTGTTGGTGCCTGCTCTGAAATCGCCACACAATTTTACATAGTGTGGTGGCAGTCAGCTTCATAGTCTTGTATAGCTCAGTGCAGCTGAAAGCTGCGATGTCAGGTTAGCCCCAAACAAGTCAAATATTAGAGCACTCGTATGCCGTAGCTGTCGTGACACTTTCTCAAGTTAACGTCAGTGTTAAAGGTATAGCCCTCTGAAAAGGTTTTCTCTCTGATCTCATTAAATGAACCTCTTATCTCATGTAGTAGAAGGGTTGGATATGTGGTTCCGCAGGGCTGGATTGagggacttttttttttggaaacatttgtgCTTTTACTTAGTTAGAATTGGAAGAATATTATGCCTTTCAGAGATCTACTCTAGGGGTGTGAATTATAAAGTAAAATAGCTTAACATTACTTTCATCCCTTTGCTTTTCATTTTGCATCCcatggataatttttttttttacagaaatgagGTCTTACAGGTATAAAATGGAGTGTGCATGTTGTGCTGTTGTGTTAATGACCATTCAGTCTTATATCCCGGTAGACCTTGTAGAGACGTGAACCTGCATGTCTTCCATGTAGTTGTTCAACATTACTGTTCTCTACCAGTAAATACCGTAGCACTTCAGTCTGTCCTATCCCCTTTTTCCCCCAACTCCTTCAAATAGACTTGTTGGTGGAACTTAATGTACTTTGACAGTTGCTAaactataattattttatttagtatCTCCCGTACTTTGCTTGTAGGGGATACCATCATTTTAAAGATATATACTGGTTAACTGCCCAGTCAAATGGGGCTAACATGCGCTAGAAGCAAAATCCTTTAGTTAGTGTGTTTTTAAATGGTAATTTCCCTTTCAACTTAAATGGATGCTCTACCTGAAAGTGATCTATTGGCCACAAGAAAGGAATCCATTGTTCAGTTCTTTTAATCGGGTATCAAATACTGAAGCCCTTTGCCCAAATCTGTTAACAGTAATCAGGGTGTGAGCACTTAAATGCTCCCATGTCCGTTGATGTAATGGATGTAAAAAATTAGTTTtcacaaaaagtattttgtggTGTGAAACTGTGTAAtaccatttaatttaattgtctTTTAAGGATGTCTAATAGAATACTTAAGTTGTATGTCACTACATATGGGCAACTGAACCACATGTTTACTCGTATAACTTTTCGCAAAAATGTTACACTATACTGCCtgattaatttgtattttcacCAAGCTGAACATTTTCAGTTAACTAATTCCTGTTATTGGGATGCATTTTCTATTTAAGTTGTTGGGCCCCATACCTAGCCACTGCATCTGTACCCTCTCACAAAATGTCCTGTCCTTTGTTTCCTTCAGCCCAAGTATTACCCCTGTTCCTAGTTGAGTTGACCCTCTCCCGGAGTATGGTAGTGGTTAGACTGATAGGAATGTTGCTAACTAACTTTTCTTCCTTTGTTTCCATACAGTGAGCCCAGGGAATCAGGGATGGTCCTCGTGCTCAAGATGTTCTTGTATATTgtcatcaaataaaaatgtttggaaaAAAGTCACTGTCCTCTTCATGTCTTGGATAGAGCAAGTATGTTTGTACCATCATTTGAAGTGTCCCTTGACATAATTTGTCTTAACTGCAAATGTAATAAACGTATGATCTAAATATATCCCCGATAGCAAATATTCACCATGCTCTTAACTTGTCTAGTGTGTTAACTAGGTTTAATCACTCTTGACTGGCAGTCTGCCAGATATGGTTGATCATTCACCACTCCAATGTATTAAACTAAACTATGAAACCCATTACTACTACTGAAGAACTGTTAAGCATGAATAAGTACATGTAGGCCTTCATCTGTTCATTTAGTTTGACCAGCAGAGGTGCCTGTTTTAATGCAACAACCAACCTGTGTGGCTGTGATGCTTTTCTGAACTGCATTTGTGAAATGTGCTGGTGAGGTTGGGGTGTCTGCAGAATATAATGAAACCCTATCAGTCTGGGACACTGCTACTTTGGCTGCTAGTGCTGTTCTGTCTGGTGTAAGGAGTTAGTGTATAGATTTGAAAGACCAGACTACAATCAATTCAACAGTGTAGCCCTCTGCTTTAACTCCCTACCAACAGTCCTGCTTTGTTTTCAGTGGTAGCTTGTATTGGCCTAACCTTTTGCAGTGCAACTAGAGGTTTCCATTTCCCAGCAGTTAGTTGACCGAAGCAGTTCTATCAGGGCAGAAATATGACAAATTGACTTGTTGGAAAGGAGCCATCCTATGAAGGTGCCACATTGAAATCCATTGTGTTATTCTTTACAGACTCCTTCTGTCTGGCAAACGCCTGGCTTTGTGCTTGATTTTATTCTCCTGACAGCAATGGATGCGGCTTAACTGGAGTTTGAGCTGGGCGTCCACATACTTGTGGCCGTGTAGTGTATTAAGAGAGTGGGTTGCCTTGGCCAAACAGCTGCACACAAGCCTAAGGTCATGCAAAATGCCAGGCGCCATCTTGAGTTCTGTAAAGCTCACCAACGTTGCattctggagcagtggaaatgcCTTCTCTTATCTGTCAGTCTGACCAGTGAATCAGGGTTTGGTGAATCCAAGATTAACGCTGTCTTCTGAGTGCGAAGTATTTGGTGGAGGAGGAATAATGATACGGCCCTGTTTTACAACTTCATGGACAGAATTCTGGGACAGACTTTTTTTCAGCATGGCAATGCTCCAGTTCAATGTCCACACTGAAAGGATTCTTCTGGATCTTTGTGAGAGGTCGTGACTGGCCTGAGCCCTCACCTCAACCCTAACACTTTTGGGATGAATTGCAATGCCAGGCCCAATCACCCAAACATCAGTGCCAAACCTCGATAATGCTGTTGTGGCTGAATGGAATGCAAACCCTGTATCGGTGTTCCCACATCTTGTCGAAAAGCTCTGTTTACTGTCATAACTGCCACCTTGAAATCCTTCTCACCCACCCCTGTCCCCCAGCCCGGAAACATGCCTGCACCTCAAAGAACTGGCCTACGTCGTATCCACGGCAACGAACGATAAGGACATAAGCTGGCTGGCAGGTGGTGAATCAGAAAATGTCCTCTATTCTGTTGTCAGTGGCGACAGCTCCTTGAAGTTTCTGGCCTGGGTATATCTGGCCTTAAGATCCATAAAGCTCAAGCTGGAGGCTGTGATACTCCCTTGACTTCAGGTCAACAGTGTCTCTATTCAACATCTGTAAGGCCAGTCCCTTTGGACTGTGCCCTAACCACAGACGGTAGCCCTGGGCGCTGCAGGCCGGGCCGGTGTTGAGCAGATGTGCCGGGTGATGTGGCAATATAGTCTTAATAATCCAACCTTAAGCAACTGTATCTAGGCTCTGGTTTCAATCAGAATCTTGGCATAAATTGGAACTACCTCACTGCCTTCATCACTACCATATCTGTTTGAATAATGATAATTGCTATCCCAAGTACTTAATCTTTTCACTAAATCCACTTGGAATGGGAAAACTAGCTTTGGGTTTGAATCACAATATTATGGCATGATTGTCCTGTGATTTGGCAGGAGAGATTTGAGGTCACGTGGCACTAGAACTGCAACACTATAACCAGCTCTCAGTTCCCCCATTTCCAGAAGATGCTCTGTCTCAAGTCTGTGTTGCTACGCAGGCCGCATTCCCTGGGTCCCACAATGACACCACTGCAGCGCCAAGAACCACCAATGCGTCTGTCATGCTGTCCCACGGGACCAAGCTGGAGATGATACTGTTTCACTGTGTATTCCCTAGTGTGTAGCTGGCGGCCTACATCATGGGAGAAACACCTTAGCCTCCTGCTTCAGCTTcagtgacatacagtatctcaccaaagtgagtacacccctcacatttttgtaaatatttgattatctcttttcatgtgacaacactgaagaaatgacactttactacagtgtacagcttgtataagagtgtaaatttgctctcccctcaaaataacagaacacacagccattactttctaaaccgctggcaacaaaggtgagtacacccataagtgaaaatgtccaaattgggcccaaagtgtcaatattttgtgtggccaccattattttccagcactgccttaaccctcttgggtaaggagttcaccagagcttcacaggttgccacaggagtcctcttccacccctccatgacgacatcacagagctggtagatgttagagaccttgcgctccaccttctgtttgaggatgccccacagatgatcagtagggtttaggtctggagtcatgcttggccagtccatcacctttacccttagcttctttagcaaggcagtggtcttcttggaggtgtgtttggggttgttatcatgttggaatactgccctgcggcccagtctccgaagggaggggatcatgctctgcttcagtatgtcacagtgcatgttggcattcatggttccctcaaagaactgaagctccccagtgccggcagcactcatgcagccccagaccatgacactcccaccaccatgcttgactgtaggcaagacacacttgtctttgtactcctcacctggttgcaaCCACACAAGCTTGAccccatctgaaccaaatatgtttatcttggtctcatcagaccacaggacatggttccagtaatccatgtctttagtctgcttgtcttcagcaaactgtttgcaggctttcttgtgcatcatctgtAGAAGActcttccttctgggacgacagccatgcagaccaatttgatgcagtgtgcggcgtatggtctgaacactgacaggctgaccccccccaccccttcaaactctgcagcaatgctggcagcactcatatgtctatttcccaaagacaacctctggatatgaggctgagcatgtgcactcaacttctttggtcgaccatagCGAGGCCTggtctgagtggaacctgtcctgttaaactgctgtatggtcttggccactgtgctggtgctcagtttcagggtcttggccatcttatagcctaggccatctttatgtagagcaacaattcattCTTTGctatgaggtgccatgttgaacttccagtgaccagtatgagggagtgtgagagcggtaacaccaaatttaacacacctgctccccagtTATTTTGacgggacagcaaatttacactgttatacaagctgtacactcactgctCACTAGCAAAGTgtcctttcttcagtgttgtcacattaaatgatataatcaaattattgcaaaaatgtgaggggtgtactcacttttgtgagatactgtacatccttCAGTGGCCCTCTAAGAGAGCTGCGCTGTTTGGGCTTATCATTCAGCCTTCTTGGTCAGCAGCCTTTAGACCCACTTTTAcaataataaattattgtaaaagATTAAAAGATCATCAAACAAGCCTAATCACTGTGTCCACTTCCCAGACTTACAAACACATCTGTTTGACTTTGGATGCCACCTTGTTGTGGAGTTCAGAGCCAATTTGATGCTTTTACGATGCAGAGAACAATAGTGCCACAACGCTGATTTAGGTTCATGttgtgtattttaattttattgtcaTGACACAGGAAACAGTAGGTGAGGTTGCAGGATGAGTATTTTGCCAGGCTGGCTTTTAATATGTCTGGGTCAAAATGCAAACAGAAGCGCATAGATATTTTCCTCACTCAGACAAACCCAAACACATTGAGTCCAGCGCCTTAGAAAAGTACCAGTTACATTCCTGCATTCTCTAGACTGACTGACATTCCGGGTACATGACCAGCACCCAACCACCTAAAAGTTTGATCATTTTCACATATGGTAATGTCATTTGCCGGTGAGAAAGAGCATCATGGACACAATGTGCTTCTTCTGGTACCACACAGAGATGTTGTATGCTGTAGCTGCAGCCTTGAGCTACAAACATGTTCATAATTGGTGCAGTTGGTGACAGGAAAACCCCAGGACCTCTGAGATTTGCACTGCATTATATTTTTTCCATTACCAAAGGGTGCGATTTGGGACACATTTCAGTGTTTATTGTCAAAGCAGATGCCCCTACTAACCAGAATAATTACTATTATAACACCCGTGTGTACCTCATTTTAAGGCCACAAAGCAGAATTTCTTACAGAGATGAACGAGCTGAGGGATGCTCTGCCTACACTAACTTTGATGTGTTGATTTGAGTGGAGCCTGTTCTGTGGTTTGTATAAAGGCTGTGCAGTGATGCCAATCCCTTTGTGATGCTTACCGCATTTACGTCTTTGCGCAAACCCAGATGAGTTCAATCATAGCGCTGGGCTAGCACAAATACGTACACACCCTAGGGGCCAGGCTTGGAATGGCTTGAGAAACACTAACGTTGAGACATTGAGAAGCCACACAAGCTGTAGTAACAGAAGTGGACACACGGGGGCTCTCTTTCCCCGTTGGGTGCTAATACTTTgtaaaaccaacacacacacacacacacacacacacacacacacacagacacagcctcCCAACGGCAAGCTTGATTCAATATGCATGTCAATCCTCAGGAAAAGCAGAAAGAGCAGAATGGGGGGCAGGGTGGTGGTAAGTAGAAATGCTCACATCCACAGTGTCACTGCAGCTACGACTGGAGCCTCAGTCAATAACAGGCTATATTGAGTAACAGAACAATCGCCCCGCAGTTTGACGAACAGGAAGTTCTAGAGTGGGACACGATCAACTTTGCTGTCAAAAGTGGCTTCCTATCTCCGTCTTGTGTCGCCCTCCCTCCTCACAGGCTCATAGTGTTGTCCCCTTTTCCTTTGTTTATGGAGAGGAGACGAGGAAAGGAAGCCAGAGGAAGTAAATACAAGACGGAGTGAGGAAGCCAGGCTGAGATGAGGAAAATAAGCGTTGCTCCAGCACTGAGCTGTGCCCTGGGCCGGCGGCGGGGGCTGAGACGGACAGGGGAGGAGTAGAGAAGTGAGACGTGTGTGAACTGCTGATCGGTACTGCTGTGGTGTCTGACTGCAGTCATTTCACTTGTCCTCCCTGTTAGAccgtctgtctctgttttcattcattgtGTTCTGTCAATTGAGAAATATGCCACTGGTCAGGTCTGAGTGATGTGTTATTGGGAATTATCATCCTTGTCAGTGACTTGGATGTTGTGGGCTACCATGCAAAGGCAGATAAGCTGCAGGCTAGCGTGCAGGACATTAGCTGGGCTACATAACAGAATGCTGTAAAAtcatttttctctttttaattGTTGCTAAATGTTGTTTCATAAAAATCTATGGTGACATTTTACACAGCCCTCCACAAATGTGCTGGTAACCTCTCTTCTTCGTTACAGCATAATATAGTTGATTTAGCTTAAAGAGTACATGGAATAATATTAGAAATATCTAGGTTGAAGGACGACATTCTAGTGGATATTGCTCTGTGCCCAGACATTCACCTTcacatttgtcttttttatgAACAGGTTGTTCCCAAATTTAACCCTATTCCTATATAGTCCCCACATTTTGACCATGCTCCACTGCACACTGCAAATAGGGTTATGGCCTGAAATAGTACACTATGGACCTAGGGAATAGGGAACCATTTGGGACACCAGCAGTGTTAGA
This genomic interval carries:
- the rps24 gene encoding 40S ribosomal protein S24 isoform X1, encoding MNDTVTVRTRKFMTNRLLQRKQMVVDVLHPGKATVPKTEIREKLAKMYKTTPDVVFVFGFRTQFGGGKTTGFAMVYDSLDYAKKNEPKHRLARHGLYEKKKSSRKQRKERKNRMKKVRGTKKASVGAAGKKKK
- the rps24 gene encoding 40S ribosomal protein S24 isoform X2 gives rise to the protein MNDTVTVRTRKFMTNRLLQRKQMVVDVLHPGKATVPKTEIREKLAKMYKTTPDVVFVFGFRTQFGGGKTTGFAMVYDSLDYAKKNEPKHRLARHGLYEKKKSSRKQRKERKNRMKKVRGTKKASVGAAGKKK
- the rps24 gene encoding 40S ribosomal protein S24 isoform X3 — encoded protein: MNDTVTVRTRKFMTNRLLQRKQMVVDVLHPGKATVPKTEIREKLAKMYKTTPDVVFVFGFRTQFGGGKTTGFAMVYDSLDYAKKNEPKHRLARHGLYEKKKSSRKQRKERKNRMKKVRGTKKASVGAAGKK